One region of Mycolicibacterium lutetiense genomic DNA includes:
- a CDS encoding zinc-binding dehydrogenase has translation MDPIPPRVTVAAVWTGSGVDVRTVPIPELGAGEVLVRVRLATVCGSDLHTVTGRRPAACPSVLGHEAVGEVVSVGTGTNVLVGQRIIWSVTVVCGTCSRCRSGLSAKCLSVRKVGHESFDSDWPLSGSYAAHLVLPRGTTIAVVPDSLPDAVAAPAACATATVMATLEAAGELAGRRVLIGGAGMLGLTAVAACADAGADVQVVDLDSDRTALASRFGGRASDGGPVDVAIDYTGSSIAVADALGRLDIGGTLVLAGSVTPGPPLTVDPETVVRQWLTITGVHNYEPRHLHRAVGFLDRTRDRHPWDTLVVPAVPLTQIASALTPPPPGKLRTAVCP, from the coding sequence ATGGATCCGATCCCGCCTCGTGTGACCGTGGCCGCGGTGTGGACCGGCTCGGGTGTCGATGTGCGGACGGTGCCGATCCCCGAACTCGGCGCGGGTGAGGTCCTGGTCCGGGTGCGGTTGGCCACCGTATGCGGCAGTGACCTACACACCGTCACCGGCCGGCGTCCCGCCGCCTGCCCCTCGGTCCTCGGCCATGAGGCCGTCGGCGAGGTCGTCAGTGTCGGTACCGGTACGAATGTCCTAGTGGGCCAACGCATCATCTGGTCGGTGACGGTGGTCTGCGGAACCTGTAGCCGCTGCCGATCCGGTCTCAGCGCCAAGTGTCTGTCGGTGCGCAAGGTGGGCCACGAGTCGTTCGACAGCGACTGGCCGCTGTCGGGCTCCTATGCCGCACACCTGGTTCTGCCTCGCGGCACCACCATCGCCGTGGTTCCCGACTCGCTGCCCGACGCGGTCGCCGCACCCGCCGCGTGCGCGACGGCGACGGTGATGGCCACCCTGGAAGCCGCCGGCGAACTGGCCGGCCGGCGGGTACTCATCGGCGGAGCAGGCATGTTGGGGCTGACCGCGGTTGCGGCATGCGCCGACGCGGGTGCCGACGTGCAGGTGGTCGACCTCGACTCCGACCGCACGGCGCTGGCGTCGCGGTTCGGTGGCCGGGCCTCCGATGGTGGGCCGGTCGACGTGGCGATCGACTACACCGGTTCGAGCATCGCAGTCGCGGATGCGTTGGGGCGCCTCGACATCGGCGGCACCCTGGTGCTGGCCGGATCGGTGACTCCAGGGCCGCCGTTGACGGTGGATCCGGAAACCGTTGTACGGCAATGGCTGACCATCACCGGCGTGCACAATTACGAACCCCGGCACCTGCACCGGGCCGTCGGCTTCCTCGACCGCACCCGCGACCGTCATCCGTGGGACACGCTCGTCGTCCCCGCAGTCCCGCTCACGCAGATCGCGTCGGCACTCACCCCACCGCCGCCCGGCAAGTTACGGACTGCGGTCTGCCCCTGA
- a CDS encoding glycoside hydrolase family 16 protein: MDRRSVMFMMGLGVAAAALPAGTANADPAAPGPAAPGAPTPPAATAASPTFLFQDEFNGPAGSPPDPTWWHLVPERETIKNPVEWDKPFNMGRYVTDTDHAFQDGKGNLVIRATRGPGTTVQEKYAGAKVVGNWRGGIGTTWEARVKLNCLTDGAWPAFWLLNDDPVRGGEVDLVEWYGNRDWPSGTTVHARLDGESFATDRHPIDGAWHTWRMSWMPTGMYFWKDYAPGMEPFFTVPANSLEDWPFNDPGYTMVPVFNIAVGGSGGRDPSGGSYPAEMLIDWIRIFEG, encoded by the coding sequence ATGGATCGTCGTAGCGTGATGTTCATGATGGGTCTGGGGGTGGCAGCGGCAGCGCTGCCTGCCGGGACGGCCAACGCCGACCCGGCCGCACCTGGCCCCGCCGCGCCCGGAGCTCCCACTCCGCCGGCCGCTACCGCGGCGTCACCCACGTTCCTGTTCCAGGATGAGTTCAACGGTCCGGCCGGGTCCCCGCCGGACCCCACGTGGTGGCACCTGGTGCCCGAGCGCGAGACCATCAAGAACCCGGTCGAGTGGGACAAGCCGTTCAACATGGGCCGCTACGTCACCGACACCGACCATGCCTTCCAGGACGGCAAGGGCAACCTGGTGATCCGCGCAACCCGCGGCCCGGGCACCACCGTCCAGGAGAAGTACGCCGGCGCCAAGGTGGTCGGAAACTGGCGCGGTGGCATCGGTACGACGTGGGAGGCCCGGGTCAAGCTCAACTGCCTGACCGACGGCGCCTGGCCCGCGTTCTGGCTCCTCAACGACGATCCCGTCCGCGGTGGCGAGGTTGACCTGGTGGAGTGGTACGGCAACCGGGACTGGCCGTCGGGCACCACGGTGCACGCCCGTCTCGATGGTGAGTCCTTCGCCACCGATCGGCACCCGATCGACGGCGCCTGGCACACCTGGCGGATGTCATGGATGCCGACGGGCATGTACTTCTGGAAGGACTATGCCCCGGGCATGGAACCCTTCTTCACGGTTCCGGCAAACTCGTTGGAGGACTGGCCTTTCAATGATCCGGGCTACACCATGGTGCCGGTGTTCAACATCGCCGTCGGTGGCTCCGGTGGCCGCGATCCGAGCGGTGGCAGCTACCCGGCCGAGATGCTGATCGACTGGATCCGCATCTTCGAGGGCTGA
- a CDS encoding cupin domain-containing protein: MKLTHIVAVGATTAVAAVVLAGPAAATPAEGDVVRTDLGKGTTTAPIWIVTAGQPTTLHVQGLLLKPGAGSGWHTHPGPEQSVINGGEVIVRSAGNCAPTVYTAGQMVVIPGGVAHQVTNEGVVDADVVVTYTLPADAPMRGDAPAECP; this comes from the coding sequence ATGAAACTCACGCATATCGTCGCCGTCGGTGCCACGACCGCAGTCGCCGCAGTCGTGCTGGCCGGCCCGGCCGCAGCCACCCCGGCCGAGGGTGACGTCGTGCGCACCGATCTCGGCAAAGGCACCACCACCGCGCCGATCTGGATCGTGACGGCGGGACAGCCGACCACCTTGCATGTGCAGGGCCTGTTGCTCAAACCCGGGGCCGGCAGCGGTTGGCACACCCATCCCGGTCCGGAGCAGTCGGTGATCAACGGCGGCGAGGTCATCGTGCGGAGCGCGGGTAATTGTGCGCCGACGGTGTACACCGCGGGCCAGATGGTCGTCATCCCGGGTGGGGTGGCCCATCAGGTGACCAACGAGGGGGTCGTCGACGCCGACGTCGTCGTGACCTACACGCTGCCCGCCGACGCTCCGATGCGAGGCGACGCGCCTGCCGAGTGCCCCTAG
- a CDS encoding Hsp70 family protein — MSGPLGLSIGTTNLVAARVGNQPVSRRSVLTLSTDRTPQVGVPESGSGVTLSGFVERVGDPVPLVAPDGASYPADTLLVESLDAMVELVGGPSEQLAIAVPAHWGAPTLRALRNALRHNPSLSRDGRPPRLIPDAVASLAALRANPGLPSNGVVALLDFGGGGTSITLADAAAAFEPIDETTRYPDFSGDQFDQALLTHVLDGVAQAGGIDPAGTEAVGSLGRLREECRQAKERLSADTATDLVVELPGYSATVRVTRTELEGLMQAPLDGVLDALEKMLERNGIGWPAVSAVVTIGGGASIPLVTQRLSEHSQAQVVTTPQPALDAAIGAALSAAYAVDADAQTGMAPTLGVAAVSATAGIPSAAEGSAGSSTFRALAWSEDEAGDDVVPYTGPDLVDAYGSETAARPAVQYVPPTGPIEQQRGGWERLPLTVFAVAAALVLVAIGGVTYALTSATGTAPSSEVKPPEPKPLPAQEVAPSPVAPPPPVEPPPAPEPVEPPPPPVTVTQAPPPPVTETHVVTQTTTPPPTTTTTTTTTTTTTTTTPPTTTTTTPPTTTTTTTNPMTTTYVTVPFVPVPIPIQVPNRGEPQNPYPQQPQYPYQQQPQYPYQPYP, encoded by the coding sequence ATGAGCGGCCCGTTGGGGTTGTCGATCGGGACCACCAACTTGGTTGCGGCGCGTGTCGGCAATCAACCTGTCAGCCGGCGTTCGGTGTTGACCTTGTCGACAGACCGGACGCCGCAGGTCGGCGTGCCCGAATCTGGTTCCGGTGTCACGTTGAGCGGGTTCGTCGAGCGGGTCGGTGACCCGGTGCCGTTGGTGGCGCCCGACGGTGCGTCCTATCCCGCAGACACCTTGTTGGTCGAGTCCCTCGATGCGATGGTCGAGCTCGTCGGGGGCCCGTCCGAACAGTTGGCCATCGCGGTGCCTGCCCACTGGGGTGCACCCACCTTGCGAGCCCTGCGCAACGCACTCAGGCACAACCCCAGCCTGTCGCGCGACGGGCGGCCACCCCGACTCATCCCCGATGCCGTCGCCTCGCTGGCTGCGCTGCGCGCCAACCCGGGCCTGCCGTCCAACGGCGTGGTGGCATTGCTGGACTTCGGCGGCGGTGGTACCAGCATCACGCTGGCCGATGCCGCGGCGGCCTTCGAGCCGATCGACGAGACCACCCGCTATCCCGATTTCTCGGGTGACCAGTTCGATCAGGCGCTGCTGACCCACGTGCTCGACGGTGTGGCCCAGGCCGGTGGAATCGATCCGGCCGGTACCGAGGCGGTGGGGTCACTGGGCCGGCTGCGCGAGGAATGTCGTCAGGCCAAGGAACGGTTGTCGGCCGACACCGCGACCGACCTGGTGGTCGAGCTGCCCGGATATTCGGCCACGGTGCGGGTGACCCGCACCGAACTCGAGGGGCTGATGCAGGCACCGCTCGACGGTGTATTGGATGCGCTGGAAAAGATGTTGGAGCGCAACGGGATCGGCTGGCCGGCGGTCTCGGCGGTGGTGACCATCGGCGGCGGGGCCAGTATTCCACTGGTCACCCAACGACTTTCAGAGCATTCACAGGCGCAGGTGGTGACGACTCCGCAGCCGGCGCTGGATGCCGCGATCGGTGCCGCGTTGTCCGCGGCCTACGCGGTGGATGCCGATGCGCAGACTGGTATGGCCCCGACCCTGGGAGTGGCGGCGGTGTCGGCGACGGCCGGAATACCTTCCGCCGCAGAGGGTTCTGCGGGTTCGTCCACCTTCCGCGCATTGGCCTGGTCGGAGGATGAGGCCGGCGACGACGTGGTGCCCTACACCGGACCGGATCTGGTGGATGCCTACGGCAGTGAGACGGCGGCGCGTCCCGCCGTGCAGTACGTACCGCCGACGGGCCCGATCGAGCAGCAGCGTGGCGGGTGGGAGCGCTTGCCGCTGACCGTCTTCGCCGTGGCCGCGGCCCTGGTTCTCGTTGCCATCGGTGGTGTGACGTATGCGTTGACCAGTGCGACGGGCACCGCGCCGAGTTCAGAGGTCAAGCCGCCTGAGCCCAAGCCGTTGCCTGCACAGGAGGTGGCGCCGAGCCCGGTCGCACCCCCGCCCCCGGTCGAACCGCCGCCCGCACCGGAACCGGTCGAACCGCCGCCCCCGCCGGTCACGGTGACCCAAGCTCCACCGCCCCCGGTGACCGAGACGCACGTTGTCACGCAGACGACGACGCCGCCTCCCACCACGACCACCACCACCACCACGACAACAACGACGACAACCACGACGCCGCCGACGACCACGACGACGACACCGCCGACCACGACCACCACGACGACGAACCCGATGACGACGACCTACGTCACCGTGCCGTTCGTCCCGGTGCCCATCCCGATCCAGGTGCCGAACCGCGGCGAGCCGCAGAACCCCTACCCGCAACAGCCGCAGTACCCGTATCAGCAGCAGCCGCAGTACCCGTACCAGCCGTATCCCTGA
- a CDS encoding DUF2510 domain-containing protein: protein MNAPNPAPGWYPDPSDPENRIYWNGAAWSGPASGPTAPDKANNGKQAAVAAGVCVLVVIGLVMSMQSVSLLTGSGPVWTGVAVVAAGTAVAFFLGAAKWVRIVAAVLLALALVNAIYIENEMSNKRNEISRMFDH from the coding sequence ATGAACGCTCCGAATCCGGCGCCGGGCTGGTATCCTGACCCCTCTGACCCCGAGAACCGGATCTATTGGAACGGCGCCGCCTGGAGCGGGCCAGCGTCGGGACCAACCGCACCGGACAAAGCCAACAATGGCAAGCAAGCGGCAGTTGCTGCTGGCGTCTGTGTGCTCGTCGTGATCGGGCTTGTGATGTCCATGCAATCCGTCAGCCTCCTAACCGGCTCAGGCCCGGTGTGGACCGGAGTTGCCGTCGTAGCCGCGGGCACGGCTGTCGCCTTCTTCCTAGGGGCTGCGAAGTGGGTTCGCATCGTCGCCGCCGTGCTCTTGGCGCTTGCGCTGGTGAACGCGATCTACATCGAGAACGAGATGTCGAACAAGCGCAACGAGATCTCGCGCATGTTCGATCACTAG
- a CDS encoding nuclear transport factor 2 family protein, whose protein sequence is MGDIDDIKQVKYRYLRALDTKHWDEFADTLTEDIAGDYGQSMGKTLHFTDRDALVEYMKSSLGPEVITEHRVAHPEIEVNGDEATGTWYLQDRVIVPSVNFMLFGSAFYHDRYRRTADGWKISATGYDRTYDATLSLEGLNFKLEPGTALNI, encoded by the coding sequence ATGGGTGACATCGACGACATCAAGCAGGTCAAGTACCGGTACCTCCGTGCCCTCGACACCAAGCACTGGGACGAGTTCGCCGACACCCTCACCGAGGACATCGCGGGCGACTACGGACAGTCCATGGGCAAGACGCTGCATTTCACCGACCGCGACGCTCTGGTCGAGTACATGAAGAGCTCGTTGGGCCCCGAGGTCATCACCGAGCACCGCGTCGCGCACCCCGAGATCGAGGTGAACGGCGACGAGGCGACCGGCACCTGGTACCTGCAGGACCGCGTGATCGTGCCCAGCGTGAACTTCATGCTGTTCGGGTCGGCGTTCTATCACGACCGCTATCGGCGTACCGCCGACGGCTGGAAGATCAGCGCCACCGGCTACGACCGCACGTACGACGCCACCCTGTCGCTGGAGGGGCTCAACTTCAAGCTGGAACCCGGTACCGCCCTCAATATTTGA